Proteins found in one Meiothermus sp. Pnk-1 genomic segment:
- the trpB gene encoding tryptophan synthase subunit beta, giving the protein MNLPSYPLPDSRGRYGDFGGRYVPETLIPALEELTAAYLHFKHDPGFLEEYAYYLKEYVGRPTPLYFAENLTRHLGGAKIYLKREDLNHTGAHKINNTLGQALLCKRMGKRRVIAETGAGQHGVSVATVAALMGLECVVYQGAEDVRRQALNVFRMRLLGAEVRPVESGTKTLKDATNEAIRDWVTNVRDSFYIIGSVVGPHPYPAMARDFQSLVGEEIKQQLLAKEGRATPDAVIACVGGGSNAIGVFAPFAYQEERPRLIGVEAAGHGLASGMHALSIGAGRKGVLHGAMMYLLYDEDGQIQPAHSVSAGLDYPGVGPEHSYFAEQGLAEYVGITDDEALEGFKLLARLEGILPALESAHAIAYAAKLAPEMDPEQLIVINLSGRGDKDVVEVMRVLEERRGPQEVAR; this is encoded by the coding sequence ATGAACCTACCCAGCTACCCCCTGCCCGACTCCCGAGGCCGCTACGGCGACTTCGGCGGGCGCTACGTGCCCGAGACGCTGATCCCGGCGCTCGAGGAGCTCACCGCCGCCTACCTTCACTTCAAACACGACCCCGGCTTCCTCGAGGAGTACGCCTACTACCTGAAAGAGTACGTGGGCCGTCCCACGCCGTTGTACTTCGCCGAAAACCTGACCCGCCACCTGGGCGGAGCCAAAATCTATCTCAAGCGCGAGGACCTCAACCACACCGGAGCCCATAAAATCAACAACACCCTGGGCCAGGCCCTCTTATGCAAGCGCATGGGCAAGCGGCGGGTCATCGCCGAGACCGGCGCGGGCCAGCACGGGGTCTCGGTGGCAACGGTGGCCGCCTTGATGGGCCTGGAGTGCGTGGTCTATCAGGGCGCCGAGGACGTGCGCCGTCAGGCCTTGAACGTCTTCCGCATGCGGCTGCTCGGGGCCGAGGTGCGCCCGGTAGAGAGCGGCACCAAGACCCTCAAGGACGCCACCAACGAGGCCATCCGCGACTGGGTAACCAACGTGCGCGATTCTTTTTACATCATCGGCTCGGTGGTGGGGCCGCACCCCTACCCGGCCATGGCCCGCGACTTTCAGAGCCTCGTGGGCGAGGAGATCAAGCAGCAGCTACTGGCCAAAGAGGGCCGTGCGACCCCCGACGCGGTGATCGCCTGCGTGGGCGGCGGTTCCAACGCCATCGGGGTGTTCGCGCCCTTCGCTTACCAGGAAGAGCGCCCCCGGCTCATCGGTGTCGAGGCTGCCGGGCACGGGCTGGCCTCTGGGATGCACGCCCTCTCCATCGGCGCGGGCCGCAAGGGGGTGCTGCACGGGGCGATGATGTACCTGCTTTACGACGAGGACGGCCAGATCCAACCGGCCCACTCGGTCTCGGCGGGCCTGGACTACCCCGGGGTGGGTCCCGAGCACTCCTACTTTGCCGAGCAGGGCCTCGCCGAGTACGTAGGCATCACCGATGACGAGGCCCTGGAGGGCTTCAAGCTCCTCGCCCGCCTGGAGGGTATCCTGCCCGCCCTCGAGAGCGCCCACGCCATCGCCTACGCCGCCAAGCTGGCCCCCGAGATGGATCCCGAGCAGCTCATCGTCATCAACCTCTCGGGCCGCGGAGACAAGGACGTGGTGGAGGTGATGCGGGTGCTGGAGGAGCGCCGAGGACCCCAGGAGGTGGCCCGATGA
- a CDS encoding methyl-accepting chemotaxis protein: MAQKSAAARRGGWLENVPFWGKLAINGAAFVLTGLVLVGAGAWGLNRMSLNLENLYQATLVPSLAISEADKQYADLQRYLQTLIHPNTSSTQRSTLIELARMADEQADAAIEQYGSEWISTRRPQLTQVLTQQGRTDLQELETETYRALVEAHQAVAPLLQRLYDQVRAGRLNLELARQVEEGYAQVRQNLQSLIEVNGQFAAISNAAAQQDARRARMISWLALVAGLLLGGILTALVLRAILPRLRALREGAEALQRGEYGHRVAVSGRDEVGVVAATFNTAVEQLQRFIAQQQEEQRKAEQLQQNIREYLSVAMEVAQGDLTRRGRVTEDVLGSVVDAINLVLEELGFLLSEVRSAALKVNQGSLLMNQMTDVVLQGAQTQAQMSQQAQAQTLAVTESIRQMAQRAVQTAIAAGQTLTASQQGQQAVDQTLEGFTAIRREMQELAQSMKELSERSKQIAEVNKTISGFASQTNLLALGASLEAAGAGEAGARFAVVADSVRKLADDSARAAKQVGLLIRSVQNEIQTLVERVESSAQEVDARYAVATRAGERLREIAELANQVARLVQAISSTTQQQVRQVEQVSQAVQSIAATAQQTQAQSLKGRQAAEELSRLAQGLTQSLERFRLPA, from the coding sequence GTGGCGCAGAAGTCCGCGGCCGCGCGGCGCGGGGGCTGGCTCGAGAACGTACCGTTTTGGGGCAAATTGGCCATCAACGGGGCGGCGTTTGTGCTCACCGGCCTGGTGCTGGTCGGGGCCGGGGCTTGGGGCCTGAACCGGATGAGCCTTAACCTGGAGAACCTCTATCAGGCCACCCTGGTCCCTAGCTTGGCCATCAGCGAGGCCGACAAGCAGTACGCGGACTTGCAGCGTTACCTGCAAACCCTGATCCATCCGAACACCAGCTCCACCCAGCGGTCCACCCTGATAGAGCTGGCGCGGATGGCCGACGAGCAGGCTGATGCCGCCATCGAGCAGTACGGCAGCGAATGGATCAGTACCCGCCGGCCCCAGCTAACCCAGGTGCTGACCCAGCAGGGGCGTACCGATTTGCAAGAGCTGGAAACCGAGACCTACCGCGCCCTCGTAGAGGCGCACCAAGCGGTGGCCCCCCTGCTCCAGCGCCTGTACGACCAGGTGCGCGCGGGGCGGCTCAACCTCGAGCTGGCCCGTCAGGTGGAGGAGGGCTATGCCCAAGTACGCCAAAACCTGCAAAGCCTGATTGAGGTCAACGGGCAGTTCGCCGCTATCTCCAACGCGGCCGCGCAGCAAGACGCCCGCCGGGCTCGTATGATCTCCTGGCTGGCTTTGGTAGCAGGATTGTTGCTAGGCGGGATCCTTACCGCGTTGGTGCTGCGTGCAATCCTACCCCGCCTGCGGGCGCTGCGCGAGGGGGCGGAGGCGCTGCAGCGCGGGGAGTACGGCCACCGGGTGGCGGTCTCGGGGCGCGACGAGGTGGGCGTGGTAGCGGCCACCTTCAACACCGCTGTAGAGCAGCTCCAGCGGTTTATCGCCCAGCAACAGGAGGAGCAGCGCAAAGCGGAGCAACTCCAGCAGAACATCAGGGAATACCTGAGCGTGGCCATGGAAGTCGCCCAAGGCGATCTGACCCGGCGCGGGCGGGTCACCGAGGACGTGCTGGGCAGCGTGGTGGACGCCATCAACCTGGTGCTGGAGGAGCTCGGTTTCCTGCTCTCGGAGGTGCGCTCGGCCGCCCTCAAGGTCAACCAGGGTTCCTTGCTGATGAACCAGATGACCGACGTGGTGCTGCAAGGGGCCCAGACCCAGGCCCAGATGAGCCAGCAGGCCCAGGCCCAGACCCTGGCCGTGACGGAGTCCATCCGGCAGATGGCCCAGCGGGCTGTGCAGACCGCCATCGCCGCCGGCCAGACCCTGACCGCCTCGCAGCAGGGCCAACAGGCTGTGGATCAGACCCTCGAGGGCTTTACCGCCATCCGCCGCGAGATGCAGGAGCTGGCCCAGAGCATGAAGGAGCTCTCCGAGCGCTCCAAGCAGATCGCTGAGGTCAACAAGACCATCTCGGGGTTCGCCTCCCAGACCAACCTCTTGGCTTTGGGCGCCTCGCTCGAGGCCGCCGGGGCGGGCGAGGCCGGGGCCCGCTTCGCGGTGGTGGCCGACTCGGTACGGAAGCTGGCCGACGACTCGGCGCGGGCGGCCAAGCAGGTGGGTTTGTTGATTCGTAGCGTGCAGAACGAGATTCAGACCCTGGTGGAGCGGGTGGAGAGCAGCGCCCAGGAGGTGGACGCCCGCTACGCGGTAGCGACGCGCGCGGGGGAACGCCTTAGGGAAATCGCTGAGCTGGCCAACCAGGTAGCCCGCTTGGTACAGGCCATCTCCAGCACCACCCAGCAGCAGGTGAGGCAGGTCGAGCAGGTGAGCCAGGCGGTGCAGTCCATCGCCGCCACCGCCCAGCAGACCCAGGCCCAAAGCTTGAAAGGCCGCCAGGCCGCCGAGGAGCTGAGCCGCTTGGCCCAGGGGCTAACCCAGAGCCTGGAGCGCTTCCGCCTGCCCGCGTGA
- a CDS encoding MBL fold metallo-hydrolase, which produces MCPLSVGQLEVYLLHDGEFWLDGGAMFGVVPKALWGRFTTPDEENRIRLCLRPMLVRAGRHWVLVETGLDRKPGEKFRRIYGIGEVHPVLEQLSRLGLEPRDIDLVVNTHLHFDHAGLNTRWLEGKLVPAFPKARYIVQQQELEDALHPHERSRASYLAENIEPLVDSGRFEVVQGEAEILPGVRVLPLPGHTLGQQGVVLESEGVRLVYTADLLPTLWHAPLPYIMAYDLHPLITLETRKRYYPLWAQEGCWLVTPHDPQHPLGRLRVGEKGYQAVPVSPSSPA; this is translated from the coding sequence ATGTGCCCTCTAAGCGTTGGACAACTCGAGGTGTACCTGCTTCATGATGGGGAGTTTTGGCTCGACGGTGGAGCCATGTTCGGGGTGGTACCCAAGGCCCTGTGGGGGCGGTTCACCACCCCCGACGAGGAAAACCGCATCCGCCTATGCCTTAGGCCCATGCTGGTGCGAGCGGGGAGACACTGGGTGCTGGTGGAAACCGGACTCGACCGCAAGCCCGGGGAGAAGTTTCGCCGCATCTACGGCATAGGGGAGGTTCACCCGGTCTTGGAGCAGCTCTCCCGACTTGGGCTCGAACCCCGCGACATTGACCTGGTGGTGAACACCCACCTCCACTTTGACCACGCCGGGCTCAATACCCGCTGGCTAGAAGGAAAGCTGGTGCCTGCCTTCCCCAAAGCCCGCTACATCGTGCAGCAACAAGAACTGGAGGACGCCCTGCACCCCCACGAGCGCAGCCGGGCCAGCTACCTCGCGGAGAACATCGAGCCCCTAGTGGACTCTGGCCGTTTCGAAGTCGTGCAGGGCGAGGCCGAGATCCTCCCTGGGGTTCGGGTATTGCCCCTGCCCGGTCACACCCTGGGTCAGCAAGGGGTGGTGCTCGAGTCCGAGGGGGTGCGGCTGGTCTACACCGCCGATCTGTTGCCTACCTTGTGGCACGCTCCGCTGCCTTACATCATGGCCTACGACCTACATCCGCTGATCACCCTCGAGACGCGCAAGCGCTATTATCCGCTTTGGGCCCAGGAGGGTTGCTGGTTGGTCACCCCCCACGACCCACAGCATCCCCTCGGTCGCTTGCGGGTGGGGGAGAAGGGATACCAGGCAGTACCCGTTTCCCCCTCCTCCCCGGCCTAG
- a CDS encoding chemotaxis protein CheW, with product MSNSPTVFRVCLFRLADRVFALDVRSVREVVEVGLLSSIPLAPAEVLGLFSVRGEILPLVSLAALLGLAGAASSSRAVVVRHGEQQVALAVSEVLGLEALPLEPTKGEEEAPAAYAEGELIWRGQRVPLLSAQQLLGALARRVEGGPAGAVA from the coding sequence ATGAGCAACTCGCCGACAGTCTTCAGGGTCTGTCTGTTCCGCTTGGCCGACCGCGTCTTCGCATTGGATGTCCGCTCCGTGCGAGAGGTGGTGGAAGTGGGCTTGCTTTCCTCCATTCCGCTAGCTCCAGCCGAGGTCTTGGGGCTGTTCTCGGTGCGCGGGGAAATCCTTCCCCTGGTCAGCCTTGCCGCGTTGCTGGGCCTGGCCGGTGCAGCCAGCTCGAGCCGGGCGGTGGTGGTACGCCACGGCGAGCAGCAGGTGGCCCTAGCGGTTTCGGAGGTGCTGGGGCTGGAGGCGTTACCCCTCGAGCCGACCAAAGGGGAGGAAGAGGCCCCCGCGGCGTACGCTGAAGGCGAGTTGATCTGGCGCGGGCAGCGGGTTCCCCTGCTCTCGGCGCAACAGCTGCTCGGGGCGCTGGCCCGGCGGGTAGAGGGCGGGCCTGCAGGGGCTGTCGCCTGA
- a CDS encoding methyl-accepting chemotaxis protein: MVPSQKAIDQAVRRAPRWRRVVPAGSGNWLGNLKIGQKLVLISLAFVLPIAVVVGLLVEEQNRGIETTLREKRGLEYVTLLRQLMQDIQLHRGRAATELGGDPSARQPRLELANKIGADFSALLELDKRYGGEFGTSSALSDLRLGWESLLQDLERLSPQESTQRHDDLINQGILNLMETVGNTSGLAVDAEQASAYLSRLAIRELPDAINATGLVRTLGITAASRGYNDEGQKAELRLRLALAEERLARVSRFIQFVTQASPKAAGLLLPQSGRTAAAVDKMISAYKSRILEVNQATVTGAQFFQLAFDSFEQQYKLYDAVLTQLGLELKSRLALLERNRFLTLSLILLTLALTFLLVGVVARSITRPVNALYLAARRLSGGDLEVQVPERSHDELGTLARTFNETVVQLRAKAQADAEQLKQSALLQQHIGEFLDVAMEIAQGDLTRRGRVTEDVLGSVVDAINLVLEEMGGLLKDVQKAADLVNQGAGELVRTSAVIVQGAQSQAQIAQQAQGQAVEVSGAIRQMAERAAQTAEAARRALQAAQAGQAAVQNTLVGMQGIRREVSNISKGIKGLSDRSLEISEIIETISGFAAQTNLLALNAAIEAAGAGEAGTRFAIVAEEVRRLAEDSARAAQRVTTLIGGIQAEIQAVVSSVEAGTKEVEEGYRIANQAGERLQEIAQLTTQSAQLVQAISQATQTQAQRVAQVGQAVQSIAATASQTQEQSLKGRQAAEQLRQLAEQLSRNLARFRLPA, translated from the coding sequence ATGGTTCCATCCCAGAAAGCTATAGACCAAGCCGTCCGCCGCGCTCCCCGCTGGCGCAGGGTTGTTCCAGCGGGGAGCGGGAACTGGCTTGGCAACCTCAAGATCGGGCAGAAGCTGGTGCTCATCTCGTTGGCCTTCGTGCTACCCATCGCGGTGGTGGTGGGGCTTTTGGTAGAGGAGCAAAACCGGGGCATCGAAACTACCCTCAGGGAAAAGCGCGGCCTGGAGTACGTAACCTTGCTGCGACAGCTCATGCAGGATATCCAGCTCCACCGCGGTCGGGCGGCTACGGAGCTGGGGGGCGATCCCAGCGCCCGTCAGCCCCGTCTGGAGCTGGCCAACAAGATTGGCGCCGACTTCTCGGCTTTGCTGGAGCTCGATAAGCGCTACGGGGGGGAGTTTGGTACCTCGAGCGCCTTGAGCGACCTGCGCTTGGGATGGGAGAGCCTGCTACAGGACCTCGAGCGGCTCTCGCCGCAAGAGAGCACCCAGCGCCACGACGACCTGATCAACCAGGGCATCCTGAACCTCATGGAGACGGTGGGTAACACCTCCGGCCTCGCGGTGGACGCCGAGCAGGCCAGCGCTTACCTGAGCCGGTTGGCCATTCGAGAGCTGCCCGATGCCATCAACGCCACCGGTCTGGTGCGCACCTTGGGGATCACCGCAGCCAGCCGGGGCTACAACGACGAGGGGCAAAAGGCCGAGCTGCGCCTGCGCTTGGCGCTCGCAGAAGAGCGCCTGGCGCGGGTGTCGCGCTTTATCCAGTTCGTCACCCAGGCCTCGCCCAAGGCCGCGGGCCTGCTCCTGCCGCAAAGCGGCCGCACCGCCGCCGCGGTGGACAAGATGATCTCGGCCTATAAAAGCCGTATCCTCGAGGTGAACCAGGCCACCGTGACCGGCGCGCAATTCTTTCAGCTGGCCTTCGACTCCTTTGAGCAGCAGTACAAGCTCTACGACGCGGTGCTGACCCAACTGGGCCTCGAGCTCAAGAGCCGCCTTGCCCTCCTGGAGCGCAACCGCTTCCTCACCCTCTCCCTCATCCTGCTGACCCTGGCCCTGACCTTCTTGTTGGTAGGGGTGGTGGCGCGGAGCATCACCCGCCCGGTGAACGCCCTCTACCTTGCGGCGCGGCGCCTGAGCGGAGGGGACCTGGAGGTGCAGGTGCCAGAGCGTTCTCACGACGAGCTGGGAACTTTGGCCCGGACCTTCAACGAGACGGTGGTCCAGCTGCGGGCCAAGGCCCAAGCCGACGCCGAGCAGCTCAAGCAGAGCGCTTTGCTCCAGCAGCACATCGGCGAATTCCTCGACGTGGCCATGGAGATCGCTCAAGGCGACCTGACCCGGCGCGGGCGGGTCACCGAGGACGTGCTGGGCAGCGTGGTGGACGCCATCAACCTGGTGCTGGAGGAGATGGGCGGACTGCTCAAGGACGTGCAAAAGGCCGCCGATCTGGTGAACCAGGGGGCGGGGGAGCTGGTCCGTACCTCGGCGGTGATCGTGCAGGGGGCGCAGTCGCAGGCCCAGATCGCCCAACAGGCCCAGGGGCAGGCGGTGGAGGTCTCCGGCGCCATCCGGCAGATGGCCGAACGCGCTGCCCAGACCGCCGAAGCCGCCCGCCGCGCCTTACAGGCCGCCCAGGCCGGTCAGGCCGCGGTGCAGAACACCCTGGTGGGGATGCAGGGGATCCGCCGCGAGGTGTCCAACATCTCCAAGGGGATCAAAGGCCTCTCCGACCGCTCTTTGGAGATCTCGGAGATCATCGAGACCATCTCCGGCTTTGCCGCCCAGACCAACCTCCTGGCCCTCAACGCCGCCATCGAGGCCGCCGGGGCCGGTGAGGCGGGAACCCGCTTCGCCATCGTGGCCGAGGAGGTACGCCGGCTCGCGGAAGACTCGGCTAGGGCTGCCCAGCGCGTCACCACCCTCATCGGAGGCATCCAGGCGGAGATCCAGGCGGTGGTCTCGAGCGTGGAGGCGGGAACCAAAGAGGTGGAAGAGGGGTACCGCATCGCCAACCAGGCCGGGGAGCGCCTCCAGGAGATCGCCCAACTCACCACCCAGTCCGCCCAGTTGGTGCAAGCCATCTCGCAGGCTACCCAGACCCAGGCCCAGCGCGTCGCCCAGGTGGGGCAGGCGGTGCAGTCCATCGCCGCTACCGCCAGCCAGACCCAGGAGCAAAGCCTGAAAGGCCGCCAGGCCGCCGAACAGCTGCGCCAGCTGGCCGAGCAGCTCTCGCGCAACCTGGCCCGCTTCCGCCTCCCGGCTTAG
- a CDS encoding PleD family two-component system response regulator — MAKVMIVDDSMADLKYAESILTAASHRVMLCPDGEGIEQQVVSSKPDVILLDIVMPGRSGYEILRSLRRSEETKDIPVVVISSKGQPTDIEWGKRQGAAEYLVKPYSADALKAAVEKVVARR, encoded by the coding sequence ATGGCAAAAGTAATGATCGTTGACGACTCCATGGCCGATCTCAAGTACGCCGAATCGATCCTCACCGCCGCCTCGCATCGGGTGATGTTGTGCCCGGATGGTGAGGGGATCGAACAACAGGTGGTCTCTAGCAAGCCCGACGTGATCTTGCTCGATATCGTGATGCCTGGGCGTAGCGGGTACGAGATCCTGCGGAGCCTGCGCCGCAGCGAGGAGACCAAAGACATCCCGGTGGTCGTCATCAGCTCCAAAGGACAGCCCACCGACATCGAGTGGGGAAAGCGCCAGGGAGCGGCGGAGTATCTGGTCAAGCCCTATAGCGCGGATGCCCTCAAAGCCGCGGTGGAAAAAGTAGTGGCCCGTAGGTGA
- the trpA gene encoding tryptophan synthase subunit alpha has protein sequence MTTREAFERAAAEGRAALIPYVMAGYPDPQGALELVRRVLPFADLLEIGLPYSDPLGDGPVIQRASERALRQGTRQKEVLEFVRQVRALTDKPLFVMTYLNPVIAAGPERFFEAFRAAGATGLILPDLPPDEDPALVEKAHVAGLETTFLLAPTSTDERIEIVALFCTGFVYTVSVTGVTGARDRLPEGLPELVRRIKAHTRAPVAIGFGISSRATAAQAAEAADGAVIASALIRAHEEGRAIEPLLEEVRQGLQKSRT, from the coding sequence ATGACCACCCGCGAAGCCTTCGAACGCGCTGCCGCCGAGGGCCGGGCGGCGCTGATCCCCTACGTGATGGCCGGGTATCCCGACCCCCAGGGGGCCCTCGAGCTCGTACGGCGGGTATTGCCCTTTGCTGACCTGCTCGAGATCGGCTTGCCCTACTCCGACCCCCTGGGCGACGGTCCGGTGATCCAGCGGGCCTCCGAGCGGGCCCTGCGTCAGGGCACCCGCCAGAAGGAGGTGCTCGAGTTCGTGCGCCAGGTACGCGCCCTCACCGACAAGCCGCTGTTCGTGATGACCTACCTCAACCCGGTCATCGCCGCCGGGCCCGAGCGCTTTTTCGAAGCCTTTCGCGCGGCCGGGGCCACCGGGCTGATCCTGCCCGACCTTCCCCCAGACGAAGACCCCGCCTTGGTCGAAAAAGCGCATGTGGCGGGGCTCGAGACCACCTTCCTCCTGGCCCCCACCTCCACCGACGAGCGCATAGAGATCGTAGCCCTCTTCTGCACCGGCTTCGTCTACACCGTCTCCGTCACCGGCGTCACCGGAGCCCGCGACCGCCTGCCGGAGGGCCTCCCGGAATTGGTCCGGCGCATCAAGGCCCACACCAGGGCGCCGGTAGCCATCGGCTTCGGCATCTCGAGCCGCGCCACCGCCGCTCAGGCCGCAGAGGCCGCCGACGGAGCGGTGATCGCCAGCGCCCTCATCCGCGCCCACGAGGAGGGGAGGGCCATAGAGCCTCTGCTGGAGGAGGTGCGGCAGGGTTTGCAAAAGTCCCGAACTTGA
- a CDS encoding site-specific DNA-methyltransferase, producing MKRIILAENLAYLQTLPDGAFPLIYIDPPFNTGRVQSRRRIRAKSDVCGTRGGFGGRRYRVEALPSPAYADSYQDFLAFLEPRLREGYRVLARSGSFFLHLDYREVHYAKVLMDQIFGRESFINEIIWAYDFGGRPKNRWPAKHDTILWYAKDPRRYTFNYAEIDRVPYMAPNLAGREKARRGKVPTDVWWQTIVPTNSKEKTGYPTQKPLKLLERIIRVHSNPGDIVLDFFAGSGTTGEAAARLGRGFVLVDHHPQAVQIMAQRLAFAEPELIGFTPPPCFLG from the coding sequence GTGAAACGCATCATTCTGGCAGAGAACCTCGCTTATCTCCAAACCTTGCCAGACGGTGCTTTTCCCCTTATCTACATCGACCCGCCCTTCAACACCGGGCGGGTTCAGTCGCGGCGGCGGATCCGGGCTAAATCCGATGTTTGCGGGACTCGAGGTGGGTTTGGGGGTCGCCGCTACCGGGTTGAAGCGCTTCCCTCCCCAGCTTATGCGGATTCCTACCAGGATTTCTTGGCTTTCCTCGAGCCCCGCTTGCGAGAGGGGTATCGGGTGCTCGCCCGGAGCGGGTCATTTTTCCTACACCTGGACTACCGCGAGGTCCACTACGCCAAGGTGCTGATGGATCAGATCTTCGGGCGCGAGTCGTTCATCAACGAGATCATCTGGGCCTATGACTTTGGGGGTAGGCCCAAGAACCGCTGGCCCGCCAAACACGACACCATCCTCTGGTACGCCAAGGATCCCCGGCGCTACACCTTCAACTATGCCGAGATCGACCGCGTCCCCTACATGGCCCCCAACCTCGCCGGGCGGGAGAAGGCCCGGCGCGGCAAGGTTCCCACCGACGTTTGGTGGCAGACCATCGTACCTACCAACTCCAAGGAGAAGACCGGCTACCCCACCCAAAAACCCCTAAAGTTGCTCGAGCGCATCATTCGGGTGCACTCCAACCCCGGTGACATCGTGCTGGACTTTTTCGCTGGTTCCGGCACTACCGGCGAAGCAGCAGCCCGGCTAGGGCGTGGGTTTGTGCTGGTAGACCACCACCCCCAGGCGGTGCAGATCATGGCCCAGCGGTTGGCTTTTGCCGAGCCGGAGCTGATTGGATTTACCCCGCCCCCATGCTTCTTGGGGTAA